The following are encoded together in the Trichomycterus rosablanca isolate fTriRos1 chromosome 19, fTriRos1.hap1, whole genome shotgun sequence genome:
- the LOC134333488 gene encoding zinc finger protein 574-like, with protein sequence MSSGGKDEEPLTSETSEISESMEVTGAGEAEVKTTNNSALPIHVGQPKKSTVEPLPVFPELLSGQGEYTCKMCSETFISLAQLAKHMQFHDRDRPYPCTICGKRFLTRSHHDEHQRVHTGERPFLCDRCDRSFTTHHNLKRHQIIHDKEEAYRCTVCGVLFCQEHQLGNLSGIIRVLKQHDIMEPESFLELESKMMLEPEMHELEPQLRKQKKKLKHTHPGLDENCSDFTLQEKQPGTVPEIVPTANFSIRQIAYDIEVVL encoded by the exons ATGAGTTCGGGCGGTAAGGATGAAGAG CCTCTGACTTCTGAGACATCAGAGATTTCTGAGTCAATGGAGGTAACCGGTGCGGGCGAGGCCGAGGTGAAAACTACAAATAACTCTGCTCTCCCAATACATGTCGGCCAACCCAAAAAGTCCACTGTGGAACCTCTTCCGGTGTTCCCTGAGTTGCTGAGTGGGCAGGGTGAGTACACGTGCAAAATGTGTAGTGAAACGTTCATATCGCTGGCGCAGTTGgccaaacacatgcagtttcATGACCGCGACCGGCCGTACCCATGCACCATCTGCGGCAAACGCTTTCTGACTCGCAGCCACCACGACGAGCACCAGCGCGTGCACACCGGCGAGCGCCCGTTCCTGTGCGACCGCTGTGACCGTTCCTTTACCACCCACCACAACCTCAAGCGCCACCAGATCATCCACGATAAGGAAGAGGCGTATCGCTGCACAGTGTGCGGCGTGCTCTTTTGCCAGGAACACCAACTGGGTAACCTCAGCGGCATCATCCGTGTGCTCAAGCAGCACGACATCATGGAACCAGAGAGCTTTCTGGAACTGGAAAGTAAAATGATGCTTGAACCGGAGATGCATGAACTGGAACCTCAGCTGAGGAAACAGAAGAAGAAACTGAAGCACACACACCCCGGTTTAGATGAAAACTGCTCAGATTTTACTCTACAAGAGAAGCAACCAGGCACGGTTCCTGAAATAGTTCCCACAGCAAATTTCAGCATACGACAGATTGCTTACGACATTGAGGTTGTTTTGTAA
- the LOC134333487 gene encoding epidermal differentiation-specific protein-like: MNKIIVYQHVNFGALSKEFTSDVSNLLTENFNDCISSLKVIGNPWVTYENINYSGSQRVYEEGEYAMVESNDSISSLRLVREDLSNPQITLYEDSNYRGRSIVINCETNLCLGTFNDRASSHRVQRGAWVLYQDVDRGGAQMVARAGEELSNYGWFNDRLSHLRPLMPGKGTVVAEVLWDKMTESESSVTIDKASGDNPGTHERSFSTELTRDYEGSITETFNFSSSTEVSYGMSFEIDIFGSKVGHNLSISKSWTVARGQTNTRTERSGVKVTLPAVIPPKTRLTVYVIRKTIDVKVPVKLTITRGFTTKVEYGEYRSSSGTSISTQFKEENI, encoded by the coding sequence ATGAACAAGATCATCGTCTACCAGCACGTTAACTTCGGAGCCCTGAGCAAAGAATTCACCTCTGACGTCTCCAATTTGCTCACGGAGAATTTCAACGACTGCATCTCCTCCTTGAAGGTGATCGGTAATCCATGGGTTACATACGAAAATATCAATTACAGTGGCTCCCAGCGTGTATACGAGGAAGGAGAATATGCAATGGTGGAATCCAATGACAGTATTTCATCACTGAGACTGGTGAGAGAGGACCTATCAAATCCTCAGATCACGCTCTATGAGGATTCAAACTACAGAGGCAGAAGCATTGTTATCAACTGTGAGACAAACTTGTGTCTTGGAACGTTCAATGATAGAGCATCGTCTCACAGGGTGCAGAGAGGAGCCTGGGTCCTGTACCAGGATGTGGACCGTGGTGGAGCCCAGATGGTGGCAAGAGCTGGAGAAGAACTGTCCAACTATGGCTGGTTTAACGACCGACTGAGCCATCTGAGACCTCTGATGCCAGGAAAAGGCACCGTAGTAGCAGAAGTCCTGTGGGACAAAATGACAGAAAGCGAAAGTTCTGTGACCATCGACAAAGCTAGCGGTGACAACCCTGGAACACATGAGCGTTCCTTCTCCACAGAGCTTACTCGAGACTACGAGGGGTCAATCACTGAGACCTTCAACTTCAGCAGTTCAACAGAGGTCAGCTATGGGATGTCATTTGAGATCGACATTTTTGGTTCAAAAGTAGGACACAACTTGTCTATAAGTAAATCCTGGACTGTGGCGAGAGGCCAGACCAACACCAGAACCGAGAGAAGCGGTGTCAAAGTGACCCTGCCAGCCGTCATCCCTCCAAAAACCAGACTTACTGTGTACGTGATAAGGAAGACAATTGATGTGAAGGTCCCTGTCAAGCTGACCATCACCAGAGGCTTTACGACCAAGGTGGAGTATGGAGAGTACCGGTCCTCATCAGGGACCTCCATCAGCACTCAATTTAAGGAGGAGAACATTTAG